In Cupriavidus taiwanensis, the following are encoded in one genomic region:
- a CDS encoding ABC transporter ATP-binding protein — MSAGAHWSVPLASCPRLTLREVRLRTRQRVLVERLSLTIGPGELWCIAGPNGAGKSTLMSVLAGLRHADGGSVDIDGTAPALVDPAVLARQRAYLPQAVHDTFPMPVLDAVRVGRHPHLSGWGWTRREDDRIVHDVIRAMDIETLAARDVLTLSGGERQRVSLAAALAQQAPLLLLDEPVSHLDLRHQILVLEQLAALARAGHHAIVVILHDLTLALRYATHALLMAEDGTALHGPAAQVLTPEHCSRALRTAIVSVSDGVHAALIPDGARPTQPTPHHD, encoded by the coding sequence ATGAGCGCCGGCGCGCACTGGTCCGTTCCGCTCGCTTCCTGTCCGCGGCTGACGCTGCGCGAGGTGCGGCTGCGCACCCGCCAGCGCGTGCTGGTGGAGCGCCTGAGCCTGACTATCGGCCCCGGCGAGCTGTGGTGCATCGCCGGCCCCAATGGTGCCGGCAAGTCCACGCTGATGTCGGTGCTGGCCGGACTGCGCCACGCCGACGGCGGCAGCGTCGACATCGACGGCACCGCGCCGGCGCTGGTCGATCCCGCGGTGCTGGCGCGCCAGCGCGCCTACCTGCCGCAAGCCGTGCACGACACCTTCCCGATGCCGGTGCTCGACGCCGTGCGCGTGGGCCGCCATCCGCACCTGTCCGGCTGGGGCTGGACCCGGCGCGAGGACGACCGCATCGTCCACGACGTGATCCGCGCCATGGATATCGAAACGCTGGCCGCGCGCGATGTGCTGACGCTGTCCGGCGGCGAGCGCCAGCGCGTCTCGCTGGCCGCGGCGCTGGCGCAGCAGGCACCGCTGCTGCTGCTGGACGAGCCGGTCTCGCACCTGGACCTGCGCCACCAGATCCTGGTGCTGGAGCAACTGGCCGCGCTGGCCCGGGCCGGGCACCATGCCATCGTGGTGATCCTGCACGACCTGACGCTGGCGTTGCGCTACGCCACCCATGCCCTGCTGATGGCCGAAGACGGCACCGCGCTGCACGGCCCCGCCGCGCAGGTGCTGACCCCCGAACACTGCTCGCGCGCGCTGCGCACCGCCATCGTCAGCGTCAGCGACGGTGTGCATGCCGCCCTGATTCCCGATGGCGCGCGCCCGACCCAACCGACCCCACACCATGACTGA
- the cobT gene encoding nicotinate-nucleotide--dimethylbenzimidazole phosphoribosyltransferase, with protein sequence MQFPEIPPLDDTLRPALQAAIDDKTKPLGALGRLEALALQLGLILGSAQPVLRRPTVIVFAADHGVADAGVSAYPAEVTAQMVQNFLAGGAAINVFSRQHGIALEIVDAGVRVPLPAAPGLVNCRIADGTRNFAAEPAMTAEQAAAALTAGMARVLRHAQQGCNVIGFGEMGIANTSAAACLMQRLTGLPLDDCIGRGTGLDDAGLARKREVLAGALALHAEAQAPLDVLAAFGGFEIAMMAGAFLAAAASRMVILVDGFIATAALLVAQRLDPNVLQYCVFTHCSHERGHRALLAQFDAAPLLALDLRLGEGTGCALAWPLLASAAAFLNEMATFSGAGVSTASP encoded by the coding sequence ATGCAGTTTCCGGAAATCCCCCCTCTCGACGACACCCTGCGCCCCGCGCTGCAGGCCGCCATCGACGACAAGACCAAGCCGCTTGGCGCACTGGGCCGGCTCGAGGCGCTGGCCCTGCAGCTGGGCCTGATCCTCGGCAGCGCGCAGCCGGTGCTGCGGCGGCCCACGGTGATCGTGTTCGCCGCCGACCACGGCGTGGCCGACGCCGGCGTCAGCGCCTATCCGGCCGAGGTCACGGCGCAGATGGTGCAGAACTTCCTGGCCGGCGGCGCGGCGATCAACGTGTTCTCGCGCCAGCACGGCATTGCGCTGGAAATCGTCGACGCGGGCGTGCGCGTGCCGCTGCCGGCAGCGCCGGGCCTGGTCAATTGCCGCATTGCCGACGGCACCCGCAACTTCGCGGCCGAGCCGGCGATGACCGCGGAGCAGGCCGCCGCGGCGCTGACCGCCGGCATGGCGCGCGTGCTGCGCCATGCGCAGCAGGGCTGCAACGTGATCGGCTTCGGCGAGATGGGCATTGCCAACACCTCGGCCGCCGCATGCCTGATGCAGCGGCTGACCGGCCTGCCGCTGGACGACTGCATCGGCCGCGGCACCGGCCTGGACGACGCCGGCCTGGCGCGCAAGCGCGAGGTGCTGGCCGGCGCGCTGGCGCTGCATGCCGAGGCGCAGGCGCCGCTGGACGTGCTGGCCGCGTTCGGCGGCTTCGAGATCGCGATGATGGCCGGCGCCTTCCTGGCCGCCGCGGCCAGCCGCATGGTGATCCTGGTCGACGGCTTTATCGCCACCGCCGCGCTGCTGGTGGCGCAGCGGCTAGACCCCAACGTGCTGCAGTACTGCGTGTTCACGCACTGCTCGCACGAGCGCGGCCACCGCGCGCTGCTGGCGCAGTTCGATGCCGCGCCGCTGCTGGCGCTGGACCTGCGCCTGGGCGAAGGCACCGGCTGCGCGCTGGCGTGGCCGCTGCTGGCCTCGGCGGCGGCGTTCCTGAACGAGATGGCCACCTTCAGCGGCGCCGGCGTCAGCACCGCATCGCCATGA
- a CDS encoding FecCD family ABC transporter permease codes for MSDFRRAVAIWMVLALAALLAFGLSLALGSVALDARELWRALSGADTGTAGAIVHELRLPRAAAAFACGGLLALSGALMQVLLRNPLAEPYVLGVSGGASTAALLAMLALAPWWGVQAAAAIGALLAMVLVASLARRDLLHPQVQGGHREAGARLLLTGVILAAGWGAVITLILSVAPESRLRGMLFWLTGDLGGTASYGGALAMLVAALLLAMPMARALNVMLLGETVAQSLGVRVGRVRLATFMLASLCIAAAITTAGSIGFIGLVVPHLVRLAWGNDQRLLLPAATLLGGALLMAADLIARTVVAPAQLPVGVITGLLGVPTFLYLLLRRPR; via the coding sequence CGGCTTGTCGCTGGCGCTGGGCAGCGTTGCGCTCGATGCGCGCGAGCTGTGGCGTGCGCTGAGCGGCGCCGACACCGGCACCGCCGGCGCCATCGTGCATGAGCTGCGCCTGCCGCGCGCGGCCGCGGCCTTTGCCTGCGGCGGGCTGCTGGCGCTGTCCGGGGCGCTGATGCAGGTGCTGCTGCGCAACCCGCTGGCCGAGCCCTATGTACTGGGCGTATCCGGCGGCGCCTCCACCGCCGCGCTGCTGGCGATGCTGGCGCTGGCGCCGTGGTGGGGCGTGCAGGCGGCCGCGGCGATCGGTGCGCTGCTGGCGATGGTGCTGGTGGCATCGCTGGCGCGGCGCGACCTGCTGCATCCGCAGGTGCAGGGAGGCCATCGCGAGGCCGGCGCGCGGCTGCTGCTGACCGGCGTGATCCTGGCCGCCGGCTGGGGCGCGGTGATTACGCTGATCCTGTCGGTCGCGCCGGAGTCGCGCCTGCGCGGCATGCTGTTCTGGCTGACCGGCGACCTGGGCGGCACCGCCAGCTACGGCGGCGCGCTGGCCATGCTGGTGGCGGCGCTGCTGCTGGCGATGCCGATGGCGCGCGCGCTCAACGTGATGCTGCTGGGCGAGACCGTGGCGCAGTCGCTGGGCGTGCGCGTCGGCCGCGTGCGGCTGGCGACCTTCATGCTGGCGTCGCTGTGCATCGCCGCGGCCATCACCACGGCCGGGTCGATCGGCTTTATCGGGCTGGTGGTGCCGCACCTGGTGCGGCTGGCGTGGGGCAACGACCAGCGCCTGCTGCTGCCGGCCGCGACGCTGCTGGGCGGGGCGCTGCTGATGGCGGCCGACCTGATCGCGCGTACCGTGGTGGCGCCGGCGCAGCTGCCGGTGGGAGTGATCACCGGGCTGCTGGGCGTGCCGACCTTCCTCTACCTGCTGTTGCGGAGGCCGCGATGA
- a CDS encoding adenosylcobinamide-GDP ribazoletransferase, with amino-acid sequence MSAPTDPVPAPSPGPRSPAGLAGEVRYFLTALGYFTRVPLPGWLARWVGFEPHYLHAAARYFPLVGLLVGGAGALATWGAALWWPPGVAVLLGMAATLLLTGAFHEDGLADCVDAFGGAWQRDDVLRIMHDSRIGAFGAIALVVALLLKWQLLVAIAARGGIAVLLAVLVAAHAASRAMAVSYLATLAYVRPEGKAKPVAQKLAGAGLAFALLCGLVPLWLVSPWFCAAAVGALLVLRLLLGRYFVRRIGGYTGDCLGMAQQCAEILLYLVAAAWTWS; translated from the coding sequence ATGAGCGCGCCGACCGACCCGGTGCCCGCACCCAGTCCTGGTCCCCGCAGCCCCGCGGGATTGGCCGGCGAGGTGCGCTATTTCCTGACCGCGCTGGGCTACTTCACGCGCGTGCCGCTGCCGGGCTGGCTGGCGCGCTGGGTCGGATTCGAACCGCATTACCTGCACGCCGCGGCGCGCTATTTCCCGCTGGTGGGCTTGCTGGTGGGCGGCGCGGGTGCGCTGGCCACCTGGGGCGCGGCGCTGTGGTGGCCGCCCGGCGTGGCGGTGCTGCTGGGCATGGCCGCGACGCTGCTGCTAACGGGTGCCTTCCATGAAGACGGGCTGGCCGATTGCGTCGATGCCTTCGGCGGCGCCTGGCAGCGCGACGACGTGCTGCGCATCATGCACGACTCGCGCATCGGCGCGTTCGGCGCGATCGCGCTGGTGGTGGCGCTGCTGCTGAAGTGGCAGCTGCTGGTGGCGATCGCCGCGCGCGGCGGCATCGCGGTGCTGCTCGCCGTGCTGGTCGCCGCGCATGCCGCCAGCCGCGCGATGGCGGTCAGCTATCTCGCCACGCTGGCCTACGTGCGCCCCGAGGGCAAGGCCAAGCCGGTGGCGCAGAAGCTGGCCGGCGCCGGGCTGGCGTTCGCGCTGCTGTGCGGGCTGGTGCCGCTGTGGCTGGTGTCGCCATGGTTCTGCGCCGCGGCCGTGGGTGCGCTGCTGGTGCTACGCCTGCTGCTCGGCCGCTACTTCGTGCGCCGCATCGGCGGCTATACCGGCGACTGCCTGGGCATGGCCCAGCAATGCGCCGAAATCCTGCTCTACCTGGTGGCCGCGGCATGGACGTGGTCCTGA
- the cobO gene encoding cob(I)yrinic acid a,c-diamide adenosyltransferase, producing MTEDQNPAAQDPDRDARHKARMERKKEVVDAKIAAAQDERGVIVITTGNGKGKSSSGFGMVVRALGHGMRTGVVQFIKGAQPTGEEMFLRRFPDECAFHVMGEGYTWETQDRARDVAKAQAAWEVARGMLRDPGIGLVLFDELNIALKLHYLDVEQVIADLRARPPMQHVVITGRGAPPALVEAADTVTDMTPVKHAFQQGIKAQRGVEM from the coding sequence ATGACTGAAGACCAGAACCCCGCCGCGCAGGACCCCGACCGCGATGCCCGCCACAAGGCGCGCATGGAGCGCAAGAAAGAAGTCGTCGATGCAAAGATTGCCGCCGCGCAGGACGAGCGCGGCGTGATCGTCATCACCACCGGCAACGGCAAGGGCAAGTCCAGCTCCGGCTTCGGCATGGTGGTGCGCGCGCTCGGCCACGGCATGCGCACCGGCGTGGTCCAGTTCATCAAGGGCGCGCAGCCCACCGGCGAAGAGATGTTCCTGCGCCGCTTCCCGGACGAATGCGCCTTCCACGTGATGGGCGAGGGCTATACCTGGGAAACCCAGGACCGCGCCCGCGACGTGGCCAAGGCGCAGGCGGCGTGGGAAGTGGCGCGCGGCATGCTGCGCGACCCCGGCATCGGCCTGGTGCTGTTCGACGAACTGAACATCGCGCTCAAGCTGCACTATCTTGATGTGGAGCAGGTCATTGCCGACCTGCGCGCGCGCCCGCCGATGCAGCACGTGGTCATCACCGGCCGCGGCGCGCCGCCGGCGCTGGTCGAGGCGGCCGATACCGTCACCGACATGACCCCGGTCAAGCACGCGTTCCAGCAGGGCATCAAGGCGCAGCGCGGCGTGGAAATGTAG
- a CDS encoding histidine phosphatase family protein, producing MDVVLIRHAQPQVTAGTCYGCLDLPLLAPLTPPAARIVAGLPAPDRIVASPLARALGTAQALAAAWPGELPAIDTEPALREIDFGSWEGVAWDAIDRGALDQWAADLLHARPHGGESPAQAMARVAGWAGTLATDRAACLWVVGHAGPMRMLAAHWLGVPLAATVNWELGFGASSGFRLGPGAARLGWWNRAG from the coding sequence ATGGACGTGGTCCTGATCCGCCATGCGCAGCCGCAGGTCACTGCAGGAACCTGCTATGGCTGCCTGGACCTGCCGCTGCTGGCGCCCCTGACGCCGCCGGCCGCACGCATCGTCGCCGGGCTGCCGGCGCCCGATCGCATCGTGGCCAGCCCGCTGGCGCGCGCGCTGGGCACGGCGCAGGCACTGGCCGCGGCATGGCCCGGCGAGTTGCCGGCCATCGACACCGAACCCGCCCTGCGCGAAATCGACTTCGGCAGCTGGGAGGGCGTGGCCTGGGACGCGATCGACCGCGGTGCGCTCGACCAGTGGGCGGCCGACCTGCTGCATGCGCGTCCGCACGGCGGCGAATCGCCGGCGCAGGCGATGGCGCGGGTGGCCGGCTGGGCGGGAACGCTCGCCACGGACCGCGCTGCATGCCTGTGGGTGGTCGGCCATGCCGGCCCGATGCGGATGCTGGCGGCGCACTGGCTGGGCGTGCCGCTGGCGGCCACGGTCAACTGGGAACTGGGCTTCGGCGCCAGCAGCGGCTTCCGGCTGGGGCCGGGCGCCGCGCGGCTAGGGTGGTGGAACCGCGCCGGCTGA